TATCATTAATATGAGCCAAAATGTTAGTAAAATCGTTGGTCATTCAAGTCTTGACAGTATCGAACACAAGCTGTCTTCTCAAGAAATTACAAGAGCAAACAGTCCTTTTTACTTTGATCTCAGTTCCTGGACTCTTAATACAAATTATTTACTAGAAATTGAGGAAGCGATACAAACTGAACAGATGATTTCTTTTTCTTACTATTCGAAAAAACAAGAGAAAAGTCAGCGAACAGTTATTCCATACAGATTGATCTATAAACTGAATGCTTGGTATGTTATCGGTTACTGCTTAGAAAAATTAGATTTTCGTATTTTTAAATTAACTCGAATTCGTGAACTAGAACTAGTGGAGATAGAAGATAAACCATTCGATTATCCACGTTTATCTCAAGAAAAGTTAGAGCTTTTTTTAAATCCCCCAAAACATAAAGTGGAGGGGCAAAGAGAAGAAATCGAACTAGTTTTTACAAGATTTGCACTTCCAAAAATCTACGATTACTTCACGGAAGAAGAAATCAGAGTCGAGGACGAAATAATAAAAGTTCAGGCATTTAGAGCTTTAACTCCTTCGTTTTTTGATTTACTATTAAGTTTTGGTTATCAAGTAAAGGTCGTATCTCCAAGTCACTTACAAAATCTACTGGTCAGTACTCTCAAAAAAAATCTTCAGCAATATGACAACCTGTAGTCATATTTCCTTTTGTATACTCTTAAGTGGGCAAAATATTTCGTGATATTCATCATAGCCCAATTATTTTACAGGAGGTTCCAAATGGATACAAAAACACTTGCAGAAAGCTATTTTACGGCAGTAAATGAGGGAGGCTGGGAAGATTTCGTAGCTGAAAACTTTGACTATGGCATGTGCGATAGTATAGAAATTCGACAAGGACGTGATGTTTATTTGCAAGGCGCAGGCCAATTCTATGCTTTGAGCCAGCATCTTGAAGTGAAGCAATTACTTGTTGATGGTCGAGCAGTCTCAGCTTTAAATCGCTACCGTCTACATTCTCCTCAAGGAAAAGAACTAGAGCTGGATGTCGCAGAATTTCTGAAATTTGATGAATTTGATAAATTAGTTGCATCCAATATTTATTTCGACACCTATCGTTTCCAAAAATTTATCCAAGGAATTGAATAAAAAAATCTAGCTTCAAATTTACTCTTCAATTTCAAAACTAAAAACAAGGCCTGACTAATCTACAGTCAAACCTTGTTTTTTATTTTTATGAGAAAATCCAAGATTCGTAAATCTGATTAGTCTTCTCTCTTCTTTCCAGCAAGCAAGCCGTAGCCACTCATTAGTCCGAGGAGTCCCAGCGCTACTAGACTAGCATCTCTTGTCGCTCCCGTATTTGGAAGCTCTTTACTTACTTCTTCAATTTTTGCTGGCGTTGCTGAGAGCGCTTGATCCCTTGTTTGTGAGACTTGCTCTTCTTTCGTTCCTACTTCGACAATTTCTGGAAGAGCTTCCTTGAGAACCTCAGTAGAATGAAGGGTGCGTTTGCCCTGAGCATCAACTTCTACAAAGCGACGAACTTGGCCTTCAACGCCTGCTTGAACTAGCTGGCGTTTGCCTTTGAGAAGGGCTGCATTTGGTCGTTCTTGACGTTCGAAGGAAACTGTTCCCTCTTCAACTTCCAGTTTCGGAGTTTCTAGAACTAAATCTTTCACACCTTCAGCTGGTTGGTTGCTTGATAGAACTTTTGTTCCAACTTCGGTGATTTCTGGGATTGCTTCCTTGACTACCTCAGTCGAACGAAGAGTGCGTCTACCTTGGGTATCTACTGCTACAAAGTGGCGAACTTGACCTTCAACTCCAGCTTGCACAACACGGCGTTGTCCTTTGAGAAATTCGGAGTTTGGTCGCTCCTGACGTTCATAGGCTGTTGTTTCAGTTTCAATAACTAGTTCAGGGAGGGCCTCAACCGTCGGGGCCACTTCATTTGGATCCATGCTACCAACATGATGGCTTTCTTCTGCAGGAGCTAGTTTCTTATTCAGCTTTTCTTTCATTTCTGAAAAAGCTTGTGGAGTTGGCATCTCTGAAGCTAATAAAGTTTCTGCTTGTTCAATCAACTCAGCTTTAGGATCTTTTTCACGGACAGATTCGAGCAAACCTTCCAATTCTTCTCTAGCTGTCTGATAACGTTGATTTCCATCCAAGTCCGCTCCAGCTTGTTTCAATTCATTCAAGGCTTTATTGACTTCTTCTTGACTGGCATCATGGTTTTCTGCTACAGCTTTCGCTACATTGAGCTTCTCTACTAGTGCTGCTTGTTTGTCCTCGCTTGAGAAGGTGTAGGCAAGGGTTGACTGACGGCCTTGGGCAGCAGTAATTTCTTGTTTGAGGTACTCGTCGTTGACAGCTGCTTTTGGAGAAACCAAGACATCGAACTCAGCTGTGTGTCCCTTGTAATGCAAGGTCAAGGTTTGTCGTCCAGTCTTTTGAGCATCGTAGCCTGTAATTTCAACACCTTGATCTGTAAAGGCATGGCTTTCTTCTGTCTCATCATCATAGAGAACGCCGAAGCGACCTTCTGCAAGATCCAGTTGATCTCCTACTAGATAGTCTGTTTTCGGTTTCTGAGTAATGTACAAGCCTGCTACTTCTTTCGGCTTCCCTTCATCTTGACCAGTCACTTGTACTTTTAAGTCACCAGTAACCGAAAGTCCAAGGTAGCTGACTGTGAGCTTTTGTTCCCCTTTTTGATGAGCGTCGTATCCAGAAACAGTCACACCTGAGTGAGTAAGGTTAATCAGCTCATCGGCTTGTCCCCCTTCGTACTGAACACGGAGGTTTCCGCCTCTGAGGTCAAGTTTTTCTCCCTCTTTGTAAACTATCTTCTTAGGTCCTTTTTCAAGGCTAACTGCAGCAATTTTTCTCTCATCCTGCGGAATCGCTACAGCCAAGGTGTTACTGATTTCTTTGCCAGGTAGTTGGGTACGATAGTAGAGGAGAGTTGGTTGCTTGTCAAAGCCCAATGGTGCTGTTGCCAAGTCGCCTCCAGTTTCAGACTTCAAGGTTGCAATTGGTGTTTGTGAATCTGCCTTGTCGTAAACGGTGATAGTTGCACCCGCTGGAACATCAGAGAAACCAAGTTGAACTTGGTGGTTTCCAAGTGAACGGGCAGCTACCTTAGCCATTGGAATATTTTGACTTTCTGTGTCCAAGGTTTCGTACATCTTCCAGTTGTAGATACGAATGGCCTTCCAAGGTGTCCCATTATCTGAAGTGATAACTTTTAGGCGCCAGTCTTGGGCAGTGATTGGTTTGTCAAGAGTGATATCTGTCACGTGTGCTTTGTTGCCACGGACTTCCTTAGCTAGTTTCCACTCACCATCTGTATCCTTGTAGTAAAGATCAAAGTCCTTGGTGTTCATCAAACCATCGTTGACAGACTCACCACCAGCTCCCGCATGATCCATGACCCATCTAACAACGGTACGTGACTTGGTCAAACGAATATCCACACTACCGCTCAACTGAGCTGAAGACCACTTGTCTGACAGACTTGTAATCGTACCATTCAACATGCCTTCGATGCCTTCCCCGCCTTCAGTATTCGGGAAAGTGCTACCAATAACCTTTGCACCTGGAACGATATTTTCAGCTAAAGGTCTTGGAAGAGTCGTATCCTGAACTGTCATCCCCCAGTTAAAGGATGCCGTCGCAGCTTCGGAACGAAGGCCATTTTTACCAACTGCAACGACTTTCAGTTCCTGAGTCGTACCAGTCGCATTAGCAGAACGGCTAACTTTTGGCAAGTAGATGGTTGAAGCAGATGATCCTGTCAACAAACGCCAGTTATCTCCATCTTTTTCGTAGACTTCATAGAAATCTGCATCTTGGTTACCCGCAAACTGGACCACTGCTTCAGCTTCTTGGGCATTTTTAAGAGATTGTTTCACCACAGATAGCCCCGTCGGTGCCTGTGGTGCTTGGTGATTGTCCGTGATAGTTAATTGTCCTAGGTTGAACTGATAATCTTTTACAGCACCTTCATGTTCGAAGAAGAGTTTGACTGCATAGATGGTTTTACCTGCTAGTGAGCTAAGGTCAAATTCTTCATTCTTCCAGTCATCAGAGAGAGTCAGTTCTTTCCATGCAGCTGCATCCTCAAATTTGTAGTCTGGAGTCGTAGAGAAGGCCATATAAACTTTAGAGCCTTTTCCTCCCTTGTGGGCAACACGAAGTTTGGTTTTCTCTGTTACTTCTAGTTTGGTAGAATACAAATTCACATCCTGGTCCGTCTTACCAGCTACATCGCCTGAGAATTTAAGGGAGTTTCCTCCATTATAGGCATCTGTAAAGTCATATTCTGCACGAAGTTTTTCCCCTGTTGAAGTCTGCCACCAGCGCCATGTTGGCAAGACACCAGAAACAGAACGGTAGTTCCACTCAGAATCCTTAGAAACTTTGCCGTCTACAAACCATTTTCTACCATGACCTGTATTAAAGGAGGTCGTGAAGGTTCGACCTACTGCTGGTGTACGGTCAGCAACTAAATTGGCAATTCCATACCACTCTTTATCTGCTGGTTTTTGAGCCGTTGGATCTCCTTGGTAACCTGTAAAGAAGATGTCTTCGTTCTTGTGGTAGTCTTCGCCTGTTTTTCCTAGACTGGTAATCGTATCTGGTGCAAAAAGTCCAAGTGACAAACGCAACTTGCCTTTTTCATCTAAGAGGGCATCCCATTTGACTTTGGTCTTATAAGAACCACCTTGTTGCAATTCCAAGCCTGCAAAGACATCATATTGACTACGCTCTAGCCATTTGGCCATCTCTACGGAGTGGTCATTCTTTTCCTTGTTCCAGTTGAAATTGGCAAAGAATTGATCTGCAGGGACTTTGTCACCTTCTTTTTGCATGAACTGGTAGTTGTAATCACCTAGACCATCTTCGTGGTAACGACCGTATTTGTAGGTCATGGCATCGTACCAAGCATACTTGATCGGGTGGTTGACTTTGGCTGCGTATTCTTTTGTATAGAGCATGAATTGGCGCATTTTTTCACCAAGAGGTGCTACCAATTCCCCCGTTGTTTCCTGATTGATGAAATAGCCATCAAAGCCATAGTACTTAGCGAGATCAACGAGTTTGCGTGCAATTGGGAATGTGCCATCCTCATCTTGTTTCAAGGCAGCGGCAAATTTCTCTTGGTCAGCAATACTGTTTGACCAGTTGAAAAAGAGTGTTCCATAAACGGGAACTCCGTTGCGGTGACCGGCATCAATGACATCTGGAGTTGGAACTAGACCTTCCCAGAAGACCATTGAATCCAAGTATTGCCAGTAGTCAAAAGCATAGGCCTTGAATTCTTCTCCACCAACAGAAGCGTGGTCTTTGGCCTTTGAGTTGGTGTTTGCTAGCGCCTGAACCTTGGCTCTTCTGCTTGCTTTTTCGTTAACCAACTGGCCTCTATGGCGCTTGGCGAGTTCAACTGATGAACGGTTAATGGGATCATCCTCACGCGCACCCGGTTCCCATTTTAATAAATCTTCCCAAGTATCAAATTTGATTTCTTTTGGTCGGAGACTCTTTTCCTCATTTTTAGGAACGTCTGCTAGAGTCGGTTTGTCGGCTTTCTTCTCAGCCACTTGAGGAGCTTCCTCTGGTTTGACTTCTTCTTTTTCAGTTGGTTGAGCAGGTTTTTCAGCTTTATCTGCCGGAGCGGGTTTTGCCTCTTCTTTTTCATTGACCAAATCCGTTATTGCTGGAGTGTTTTCTGAAATTGGTTGCTCAGCTACTTTGTTCTCTGTTTCCTCTAATTGTTTTTCAAGGGCTGCAGTATCTGGATTAGCTGTTTCACTAGCTCTTGTAGCTTGGGCGCTCGTATTTGCAGCTGTTTCAGGGACTGCGACTTGTTCGGCAAGAGCTGGGCTCGCAAATAGAACTGAACCAATCATCAAGGAACAAGCTCCGATTGACAGCTTACGAATACTGTAACGGCAACGTTTTTCAAAAAATAGATCTTTCATCTTATCCTCCTAATAAAATATAAAGTAAGCGCTTTACTTTTTGATAAAAAGTAACTGTTCTCAGTGCACACCACCAGAACAGGATCATCTTCATTTTATCCTATATGAAAGCGATGTCAATCTATTTAACATAAAAACTATAACTAGGATAATAATCAGTAAAATTTGGACACAATCCTATAAATCATTTCTCTTATAGGTAATCTATCTCTCATTTTAAACGAAAGTTCTTGTTTCTTATGAAAATTTCAGCTAAACACTTGTGAGATTTACTTTTATCCTTTAAAATAGAATAGGAGAAATTCCGTTATTATTTTCCGGAGGAAAAAGAAATGTCCATTAATTGGCAGGAAATTTTATTTCACTTTTTAGGAGGTCTAGGACTGTTTTTATACAGTATCAAGACCATGGGAGACGGTTTGCAACAAGCTGCTGGAGATCGCCTTCGTTTTTACATTGACAAGTACACTAGCAATCCCTTTTTAGGCGTTCTAGTCGGAATCGTCGTGACTGCCCTGATTCAGTCAAGTACGGGGGTTACAGTTATCACGGTCGGACTGGTCAGCGCTAGTCTTCTCACTCTTAGACAGGCTATCGGAATTATCATGGGAGCCAACATCGGAACCACTGTTACTTCCTTTATCATCGGTTTCAAACTAGGCGAGTATGCTTTACCCTTGATTTTCCTTGGAACTATGTTCCTCTTCTTCACAAAAAACAGAACAGCAAACAATATCGGGCGCATCCTGTTTGGTGTAGGGGGAATCTTCTACGCTCTCAACCTCATCAGTGCCGGTATGAGCCCGCTTAAAGATTTACCACAATTCAAGGAGTATATGGTAACCTTGGGTCAAAATCCTATTTTAGGAGTGGTAGCTGGTGCAGTGATTACCGTCCTCATTCAGGCCTCTTCGGCTACAATCGGGATTTTGCAAGGTCTCTATGCAGGTGGGTTCCTTGATCTTAAAGGTTCACTACCAGTTCTCTTCGGGGATAATATCGGGACAACCTTAACCGTTATCATTGCGGCAGCTGGAGCCAATGTCTCTGCAAAGCGCGTTGCGGCAACCCACGTTACCTTTAACGTTTTAGGGACTATTCTTTGCTTAATCTTATTAGGCCCCTTTACTGCTATGATCGAGTACTTCCAGGCACTCCTTCACCTCTCACCTGAGATGACCATCGCCTTCTCTCACGGTGCCTTTAACGTAAGTAACACCATTGTACAATTTCCATTCATCGGAGCCTTGGCCTACTTTGTAACCAAGCTCATCCCTGGTGAAGACGAGGTTGTCAAGTACGAGCCCCTTTATCTCGACGAGCAACTTATCCAGCAATCTCCTTCTATCGCTCTAGGAAATGCCAAAAAAGAACTCTTGCACTTGGGGAACTATGCAGCCAAAGCTTTTGACCTTTCTTATAGCTATATCATCGGTTTGGATGAAAAGGTAGCTGAAAAAGGGCACAAGACAGAGGAAGCCATCAATACCATCGATGAAAAACTCACTCGTTACCTCATCAGACTCTCAAGCGAATCCTTGAGTCAAAAGGAAAGCGAAGTCTTGACCAACATTCTGGATTCATCTCGTGATTTGGAACGGATTGGGGACCACGCAGAAGGCTTGCTCAACCTAACAGACTATCTTCAACGCAAGAATGTTCAGTTCTCTGAAGCAGCTTTAGAGGAATTAGCTGATATTTATCAAGCAACAACCGCATTCATCAAGGATGCCCTTGATAGTGTAGAAAACAATGATATTGAAAAAGCTCAAAGTCTGATTGAACGCCATAAAGAAATCAACAATATGGAACGCGTTCTCAGAAAGACCCACATCAAACGCCTTAACAAAGGTGAGTGTTCTACACAAGCTGGAGTCAACTTTATCGACATCATTTCCCACTACACTCGTGTATCTGACCATGCTATGAACCTAGCTGAAAAGGTCATCGCTGAACAAATCTAATAAACAAGAAGCTATCCTGAATGGGATGGCTTTTTCGTTTCCTCATCAAGAATTTCTTTTGGAGCATATAGAAAAATGCTTTGATTCACAATGGAATCAAAGCATTTTAAAGAGTTCTCCAAACATGATAGCAGAAACTGCAGTGCCCCTATACTTGGCTTCTTCTCTTTTGATAAAGCGCGCCAAGTTGATCAACTCAGGTGCTGGGTGTTTGGGATTGATGAGCAATTCACGGGTGACCAGTCCTGAAAGTCGGACTGCTAGTAATTGCTCATTTGTAGTAGGCAGCTTCTTAGCAGTCTCTAGGAGAGCAGCGACTAAATCGTCACTCAAGCCCTGACGGGCATGGTTGTAGAGATCTCTTATAAGGCTTTCTAGGTTTGGTTCTACCATCCCGACCAACCTCCCTTATATTTAATAATTTTTAATCAAATCAACCGTTGAGCGGTCTAATTTTTTCACCAAGGCTTGCAAGAAAGCTTGGGCTTCTAGGAAGTCATCCATCGCGTAGAGGGTTTGGTGAGAGTGGATATAACGAGCGCAGACACCGATAGTTGTAGATGGGACACCACCATTTTTCAGATGAGCTGCTCCAGCGTCTGTTCCACCTTTTCCACAATAGTATTGGTATTTGATGCCAGCTTCTTCAGCCGTTGTCAAAAGGAAATCCTTCATACCTGGTAGGAGCAAGTGACCTGGATCATAGAAACGAATCAAAGTTCCATCCCCAATCTTGCCTTGACCACCATAAACATCACCAGCAGGTGAACAATCAACTGCTAGGAAGACTTCTGGGTCAAACTTAGTTGTAGAAGTATGAGCGCCACGAAGACCAACCTCTTCTTGGACGTTCGAGCCAAGATAGAGTTCATTTCCGAGTTTTTGACCTGATAAAGCTTCAGCTAGCTCGCTTACCATGAGGACGCCGTAGCGATTGTCCCAAGCTTTTGAGATGATATTTTTTTCATTGGCTGTTAAGATCGCTGAGCTATCTGGCACGATGGTGTCACCCGGACGTATACCAAGGCTTTCTGCCTCAGCCTTGTCTGCAAACCCACCATCAAAAATGATATCTGAAATTGCTGGCATAGTTGGTCCACCTGTTCCACGTGTCAAATGTGGAGGGACAGAACCTGAGATCACTGGAATTTCACGACCGTCACGAGTAAAGAGTTTAAATCGTTGGCTGCTGACCACCATAGGGTTCCAGCCACCGATTTCAACCACACGGAAGGTTCCGTCTGGCTTAATCTCACTGACCATAAAACCAACTTCATCCATGTGAGAAGCGACCAAAACACGCGGTGCATCGACAGCTTCTGAATGCTTGATACCAAAAATACCACCCAAGCCATCTGTCACTACTTCATCCACGTGTGGTGTCAACTTTTCACGAAGATAAGCCCGGACAGGCGCTTCATGACCTGAGATTGCAGCAAGCTCTGTTACTTCTTTGATTTTTGAAAATAATGTTGTCATATCAGTTCCTTCTTTCTGTCCTCCATTTTACCACTTTTTATAGGAGAAGGATAGTAGGAAATTGGATTAGTTTTTACTAGTTTATCCTATAAAATAGAGGGATAGATATTATTTCAGGAATTTTTCTTTCTTTTTACATTAAATTGTCAGAAAATTTATTGACAGATTAAAAAAATCGTGTTACATTATCTCCAAGGGTATTTTTATACCAAATCTACATGAAAGGACGGGGCATGAAACTCTCTCATATTTTAACAGGCTTACTTCTACTCCTGGTCTTTCTCTCCATTAGTATTGGAACCAGTGATTTTTCTTGGGAAAAATTCTTTACTTTTGACCAACAGACTTGGCTTCTCTTTCAAGAGTCGCGTCTTCCAAGAACTATCAGCATTCTCCTTGCAGCCTCCAGTATGAGCATGGCAGGACTCCTCATGCAGACCATTACTCAAAACCAGTTTGCTGCTCCGAGTACAGTAGGAACGACAGAAGCTGCCAAACTGGGAATGGTGTTGAGTCTCTTTGTCTTTCCGTCTGCGAGTCTGACCCAAAAGATGCTCTTTGCTTTTGGCTCATCCATCTTATTTACCCTCTTCTTCCTAGCCTTTATGACTATTTTTTCTGTAAAGGAAAGGTGGATGTTGCCCTTGATCGGGATCATCTATAGTGGGATTATCGGTTCTGTCACAGAAGTTATCGCCTATCGTTTCAATCTGGTTCAGAGTATGACTGCCTGGACCCAGGGCTCCTTCTCCATGATTCAGACCCATCAGTATGAGTGGCTCTTCTTAGGCCTCATTATCCTAATAGCCGTTTGGAAATTATCCCAAACCTTTACCATCATGAATCTGGGCAAGGAAACCAGTGAGAGTTTGGGGATTTCTTACTCTCTACTTGAAAAACTGGCCCTCTTTCTAGTCGCGCTAACGACAAGTGTCACCATGATTACCGTGGGTGCCTTGCCTTTTCTCGGGGTCATCGTTCCCAATCTTGTCCGCAAGCGCTATGGAGATAATCTAAGTCAAACCAAACTCATGGTCGCTCTGGTCGGTGCCAATCTAGTTTTGGCCTGTGACATCCTCTCTCGAGTCTTGATTCGGCCCTATGAGCTGTCTGTCAGTCTCATTCTAGGAATCATCGGTAGTCTCGCCTTTATCCTACTTCTATGGAGAGGGGGACAAAAAGATGCAGTTTAAAAGCAAACACACTAAGCTCTTCTGGCTTCTCATTATTCTGGCCATCGGAGCTTGTCTCCTCTACTTTTGGCCCATCACTAACCTGTCTGCCTTTGCCTGGAAGCTGCGTTCCCAAAAAATCATCGTTTATCTCTTGGTAGCCATCGCGACTGGAATTTCGACCATTAATTTTCAAACCCTGACGGAAAATCGCTTTCTGACGCCAAGTATTTTGGGAATCGAATCCTTCTATGTCTTGCTACAGACCCTGCTACTGATATTTGAAAGCAAATTTCTACAGCTTGGAAAGTCTCCTGTCTTAGAATTTCTAATCTTGCTTCTGCTTCAATCCCTCTTCTTTCTCGCCTTACAAGGTTACTTGAAGACGCTGATGAAGCAAGATCTGGTCTTCATTCTGCTAATCTGCCTAGCCCTCGGAAGTCTCTTTCGAAATATCAGTACCTTCCTCCAAGTTCTGATGGATCCAAATGAATACGATAAACTGCAGAACAGTCTCTTTGCCTCCTTTCAGCATCTCAACACTTCCATCCTAGCCATCGGTTCTCTGATCATCCTTGCTTTGACAATCTTTTTCTTTCGAAAAGCAGTCGTTCTGGATGTCTTGCACCTGCAAAGAGAAACGGCTCAGATACTGGGACTCGATGTTGAAAAAGAACAGAGAGAACTCCTCTGGGGCATCGTGCTCTTGACCTCAACAGCCACTGCCTTGGTAGGGCCTATGGCCTTCTTTGGCTTTATGCTAGCCAATCTCACTTACCTGATTGTCAAAGATTATCGGCACAAGTTGCTCTTTATCCTAGCCATTCTGATTGGATTTATTAGCTTAACCTTGGGGCAAGCCCTCATCGAACGAGTCTTTGCGCTGGAAATTCGCATCAGCATGATCATCGAGAGTGTGGGTGGTCTCTTATTCTTTATCTTACTTTACAGGAGGGCCCGTCGGTGAAACTGGAAAACATTGACAAATCCATTCAAAAACAGGATATTTTGCAAGACATTTCCCTTGAAGTCAGTCCTCAGAAACTGACAGCCTTCATTGGTCCAAATGGTGCTGGAAAATCAACTCTTCTCTCCATCATGAGCAGACTGACCAAGAAAGATCAGGGAATCCTCAGTATCAAAGGGCGTGAAATCGAGAGTTGGAATTCGCAAGAACTAGCCAAAGAGCTCACCATCCTAAAGCAGAAGATCAATTACCAAGCCAAATTGACTGTAGAAGAATTGGTCAGCTTTGGACGTTTTCCCTACAGCCGTGGTCGACTGAAGGCAGAAGACTGGGAAAAAATCCGAGAAACTCTGGACTATCTGGAACTGACAAACTTAAAAGACCGCTACATCGATAGTCTGTCTGGTGGACAGTTGCAACGTGTTTTTATCGCTATGGTACTGGCCCAAGATACAGACTTTATCTTGCTAGACGAACCGCTCAATAATCTCGATATCAAGCAAAGTGTCAGCATGATGCAGATACTTCGGCGACTGGTGGAGGAACTAGGGAAGACCATTATCATCGTCCTCCACGATATCAACATGGCTAGCCAGTATGCGGATGAAATTGTTGCCTTTAAAGACGGTCAAGTCTTTTGCAAGGGAACGACTGCTCAAATCATGCAGGCTGACCTGCTCAGTCAACTCTATGAGATTCCCATCACGCTCGCGGATATCAATGGCAAAAAGATCTGTATCTATAGCTAGCTATTCTGAACTCATGTTAGAGAACCCTCTGTCTCTTAGCTAACAAGTCTATCTAAGAGACCCCTACATCGTTACTATATTTTAAAAAGG
The sequence above is a segment of the Streptococcus oralis ATCC 35037 genome. Coding sequences within it:
- a CDS encoding endo-beta-N-acetylglucosaminidase yields the protein MKDLFFEKRCRYSIRKLSIGACSLMIGSVLFASPALAEQVAVPETAANTSAQATRASETANPDTAALEKQLEETENKVAEQPISENTPAITDLVNEKEEAKPAPADKAEKPAQPTEKEEVKPEEAPQVAEKKADKPTLADVPKNEEKSLRPKEIKFDTWEDLLKWEPGAREDDPINRSSVELAKRHRGQLVNEKASRRAKVQALANTNSKAKDHASVGGEEFKAYAFDYWQYLDSMVFWEGLVPTPDVIDAGHRNGVPVYGTLFFNWSNSIADQEKFAAALKQDEDGTFPIARKLVDLAKYYGFDGYFINQETTGELVAPLGEKMRQFMLYTKEYAAKVNHPIKYAWYDAMTYKYGRYHEDGLGDYNYQFMQKEGDKVPADQFFANFNWNKEKNDHSVEMAKWLERSQYDVFAGLELQQGGSYKTKVKWDALLDEKGKLRLSLGLFAPDTITSLGKTGEDYHKNEDIFFTGYQGDPTAQKPADKEWYGIANLVADRTPAVGRTFTTSFNTGHGRKWFVDGKVSKDSEWNYRSVSGVLPTWRWWQTSTGEKLRAEYDFTDAYNGGNSLKFSGDVAGKTDQDVNLYSTKLEVTEKTKLRVAHKGGKGSKVYMAFSTTPDYKFEDAAAWKELTLSDDWKNEEFDLSSLAGKTIYAVKLFFEHEGAVKDYQFNLGQLTITDNHQAPQAPTGLSVVKQSLKNAQEAEAVVQFAGNQDADFYEVYEKDGDNWRLLTGSSASTIYLPKVSRSANATGTTQELKVVAVGKNGLRSEAATASFNWGMTVQDTTLPRPLAENIVPGAKVIGSTFPNTEGGEGIEGMLNGTITSLSDKWSSAQLSGSVDIRLTKSRTVVRWVMDHAGAGGESVNDGLMNTKDFDLYYKDTDGEWKLAKEVRGNKAHVTDITLDKPITAQDWRLKVITSDNGTPWKAIRIYNWKMYETLDTESQNIPMAKVAARSLGNHQVQLGFSDVPAGATITVYDKADSQTPIATLKSETGGDLATAPLGFDKQPTLLYYRTQLPGKEISNTLAVAIPQDERKIAAVSLEKGPKKIVYKEGEKLDLRGGNLRVQYEGGQADELINLTHSGVTVSGYDAHQKGEQKLTVSYLGLSVTGDLKVQVTGQDEGKPKEVAGLYITQKPKTDYLVGDQLDLAEGRFGVLYDDETEESHAFTDQGVEITGYDAQKTGRQTLTLHYKGHTAEFDVLVSPKAAVNDEYLKQEITAAQGRQSTLAYTFSSEDKQAALVEKLNVAKAVAENHDASQEEVNKALNELKQAGADLDGNQRYQTAREELEGLLESVREKDPKAELIEQAETLLASEMPTPQAFSEMKEKLNKKLAPAEESHHVGSMDPNEVAPTVEALPELVIETETTAYERQERPNSEFLKGQRRVVQAGVEGQVRHFVAVDTQGRRTLRSTEVVKEAIPEITEVGTKVLSSNQPAEGVKDLVLETPKLEVEEGTVSFERQERPNAALLKGKRQLVQAGVEGQVRRFVEVDAQGKRTLHSTEVLKEALPEIVEVGTKEEQVSQTRDQALSATPAKIEEVSKELPNTGATRDASLVALGLLGLMSGYGLLAGKKRED
- a CDS encoding ABC transporter permease; protein product: MKLSHILTGLLLLLVFLSISIGTSDFSWEKFFTFDQQTWLLFQESRLPRTISILLAASSMSMAGLLMQTITQNQFAAPSTVGTTEAAKLGMVLSLFVFPSASLTQKMLFAFGSSILFTLFFLAFMTIFSVKERWMLPLIGIIYSGIIGSVTEVIAYRFNLVQSMTAWTQGSFSMIQTHQYEWLFLGLIILIAVWKLSQTFTIMNLGKETSESLGISYSLLEKLALFLVALTTSVTMITVGALPFLGVIVPNLVRKRYGDNLSQTKLMVALVGANLVLACDILSRVLIRPYELSVSLILGIIGSLAFILLLWRGGQKDAV
- a CDS encoding Na/Pi cotransporter family protein, which codes for MSINWQEILFHFLGGLGLFLYSIKTMGDGLQQAAGDRLRFYIDKYTSNPFLGVLVGIVVTALIQSSTGVTVITVGLVSASLLTLRQAIGIIMGANIGTTVTSFIIGFKLGEYALPLIFLGTMFLFFTKNRTANNIGRILFGVGGIFYALNLISAGMSPLKDLPQFKEYMVTLGQNPILGVVAGAVITVLIQASSATIGILQGLYAGGFLDLKGSLPVLFGDNIGTTLTVIIAAAGANVSAKRVAATHVTFNVLGTILCLILLGPFTAMIEYFQALLHLSPEMTIAFSHGAFNVSNTIVQFPFIGALAYFVTKLIPGEDEVVKYEPLYLDEQLIQQSPSIALGNAKKELLHLGNYAAKAFDLSYSYIIGLDEKVAEKGHKTEEAINTIDEKLTRYLIRLSSESLSQKESEVLTNILDSSRDLERIGDHAEGLLNLTDYLQRKNVQFSEAALEELADIYQATTAFIKDALDSVENNDIEKAQSLIERHKEINNMERVLRKTHIKRLNKGECSTQAGVNFIDIISHYTRVSDHAMNLAEKVIAEQI
- a CDS encoding helix-turn-helix transcriptional regulator, which translates into the protein MKLERLIYILLSLLNKKRITAKEIAERFEISTRTVYRDMDTLSLAGIPIYSERGDKGGFYIPSDYKIDRNFFTEEERQFIINMSQNVSKIVGHSSLDSIEHKLSSQEITRANSPFYFDLSSWTLNTNYLLEIEEAIQTEQMISFSYYSKKQEKSQRTVIPYRLIYKLNAWYVIGYCLEKLDFRIFKLTRIRELELVEIEDKPFDYPRLSQEKLELFLNPPKHKVEGQREEIELVFTRFALPKIYDYFTEEEIRVEDEIIKVQAFRALTPSFFDLLLSFGYQVKVVSPSHLQNLLVSTLKKNLQQYDNL
- the pepA gene encoding glutamyl aminopeptidase — translated: MTTLFSKIKEVTELAAISGHEAPVRAYLREKLTPHVDEVVTDGLGGIFGIKHSEAVDAPRVLVASHMDEVGFMVSEIKPDGTFRVVEIGGWNPMVVSSQRFKLFTRDGREIPVISGSVPPHLTRGTGGPTMPAISDIIFDGGFADKAEAESLGIRPGDTIVPDSSAILTANEKNIISKAWDNRYGVLMVSELAEALSGQKLGNELYLGSNVQEEVGLRGAHTSTTKFDPEVFLAVDCSPAGDVYGGQGKIGDGTLIRFYDPGHLLLPGMKDFLLTTAEEAGIKYQYYCGKGGTDAGAAHLKNGGVPSTTIGVCARYIHSHQTLYAMDDFLEAQAFLQALVKKLDRSTVDLIKNY